One part of the Parabacteroides distasonis ATCC 8503 genome encodes these proteins:
- a CDS encoding nucleoside recognition domain-containing protein, protein MVLNYIWIAFFLIAFVVAVGKLVIGGDTAVFTEIINASFASAKTGFEISLGLTGILSLWLGIMKIGEKGGVIQAFARLAAPVFSKLFPDIPRDHPVTGSIFMNLSANLLGLDNAATPMGLKAMQQLQELNPNKESASNSMVMFLCINASGLTLIPITIMMYRAQLGAANPSDVFLPIMLATFTSTLVAILAVCVRQKINILQRNLVLFFGGLGLFIGGLVWLFNSMEQEQVSLYSTLFANTLLFTIICGFIISGMRKKINVYDAFIEGAKEGFQTAITIIPYLVAILVGIGVFRASGAMDFIIQGVRFGIASIGLNTDFVEALPTMLMKPLSGSGARGMMLDAMNTYGADSFVGRLSSIVQGSCDTTFYVVALYYGSVGIRNTRYTVQCALLADLAGAIAAIAMAYLFF, encoded by the coding sequence ATGGTACTAAACTATATTTGGATCGCTTTCTTCTTGATCGCTTTCGTCGTGGCCGTAGGTAAACTGGTCATTGGTGGGGATACCGCCGTTTTTACCGAGATTATCAACGCTTCTTTCGCTTCGGCCAAGACGGGTTTCGAGATTTCGTTAGGATTAACGGGGATCTTGTCGCTTTGGCTGGGCATCATGAAGATCGGTGAGAAGGGGGGGGTGATACAAGCGTTCGCACGATTGGCGGCTCCCGTATTCAGCAAGCTTTTTCCGGATATCCCAAGAGACCATCCCGTGACCGGTTCTATCTTCATGAACCTATCGGCAAATTTACTGGGACTGGATAATGCCGCCACGCCAATGGGATTGAAAGCCATGCAACAGTTACAGGAATTAAACCCGAATAAAGAATCCGCCAGCAACTCCATGGTGATGTTCTTATGCATCAATGCCTCGGGACTGACCTTGATCCCGATCACCATCATGATGTACCGGGCGCAGTTAGGAGCGGCGAATCCATCAGACGTATTCCTGCCGATCATGCTCGCTACATTCACATCAACCTTAGTCGCTATTTTAGCGGTTTGCGTACGGCAGAAGATCAATATCCTCCAACGGAACCTAGTCCTGTTTTTCGGGGGACTGGGATTATTTATCGGAGGCCTGGTATGGCTATTTAACTCGATGGAACAGGAGCAAGTTTCCTTGTATTCGACTTTATTCGCCAACACGCTTCTTTTTACCATTATCTGCGGATTTATCATCAGCGGCATGCGTAAAAAGATCAATGTATATGATGCTTTTATAGAAGGGGCGAAAGAAGGTTTCCAGACTGCTATAACGATTATTCCTTATCTGGTAGCTATCCTAGTAGGTATCGGTGTCTTCCGGGCTTCCGGAGCGATGGATTTCATCATACAAGGCGTTCGTTTCGGCATTGCTTCGATAGGGCTCAACACGGATTTCGTGGAAGCGCTACCTACCATGTTGATGAAACCGTTAAGCGGGAGCGGGGCTAGGGGCATGATGCTGGACGCCATGAACACGTATGGAGCGGACTCTTTCGTCGGTCGCCTGTCATCCATCGTTCAGGGCTCTTGCGATACGACATTCTATGTAGTTGCTCTTTACTACGGTAGCGTAGGTATCCGTAATACCCGCTATACGGTGCAATGCGCCTTGTTAGCGGATCTGGCCGGGGCGATAGCGGCGATAGCGATGGCTTACCTGTTCTTTTAA
- a CDS encoding porin family protein has protein sequence MKKVVLLFILFVFSLSQADAQEFHFIPRIGLNLANTYPESFADMRPGLNIGVAEEIRFSKLFALEPGVYYSMQGYQKENAKGETARLKADYLNIPIYAKFYLYRGFHLFAGPQVGFNIRAKASNYIFVSGPTPVHQSEYDFSGDKKEEIRNCDFSVSMGLGYTFDMGLVISANYNLGCTHFFKEPEYSFGGSNHFRGKDHNGVIQFNLGWRF, from the coding sequence ATGAAAAAAGTTGTATTACTGTTTATCTTGTTTGTTTTCTCTTTGTCGCAAGCCGATGCTCAAGAGTTCCATTTTATTCCTAGGATTGGCTTGAATTTGGCAAATACTTATCCCGAAAGTTTTGCGGACATGCGTCCGGGGTTAAATATTGGTGTGGCGGAGGAAATACGTTTTAGCAAACTGTTTGCTTTAGAACCGGGTGTTTATTATTCTATGCAAGGTTATCAAAAAGAAAACGCTAAAGGCGAGACAGCCCGGCTAAAGGCGGATTATTTAAATATTCCTATTTACGCTAAATTTTATTTGTATCGGGGATTCCATCTTTTCGCGGGCCCACAAGTTGGCTTTAATATAAGGGCGAAAGCTTCGAATTATATTTTCGTCTCGGGTCCTACTCCGGTGCACCAGAGCGAGTACGATTTTTCCGGTGATAAAAAAGAAGAGATCCGAAATTGTGATTTCTCCGTTTCAATGGGGCTTGGCTATACCTTTGACATGGGATTAGTTATCTCCGCCAATTATAATTTAGGATGTACTCATTTCTTTAAGGAGCCGGAATACTCATTCGGTGGAAGCAATCATTTTAGGGGAAAAGATCATAATGGGGTTATTCAATTCAATCTAGGATGGCGTTTCTGA
- the ade gene encoding adenine deaminase, whose product MNEAKTLVIRGNLVDIINRRTFGAEISILNGHIGKVIPTGQDEGSYLLPGFIDAHVHIESSMVTPAAFIHAAVRHGSIGAVADPHEIANVMGTEGVEYMLDNAKGIPFYTWFGVPSCVPATIMETSGAIIDADETARLLEREDLHFLAEMMNYPGVLNKDPEVMRKIEAAKNAGKPIDGHYPLATGPKLKAYIESGISTDHETIYLEKGREKCELGMHVLIREGSAAKNFDALHPLLKEYPEQIMFCTDDAHPSFLNKGHINRMVKKSLDLGYDLYDVLRAASYNPAMHYKIPAGFLREGDSADFIQVNNLKNLTIQATYIQGTCVYDGEKCTLPFHKPILRNNFHTKPIPLEKLAVKAKGKQMRVIVCEDRELITKEELYPVHTFDGFVESDTERDILKLVILNRYQTAPPAIAFIKGTGLKLGAIAQSISHDSHNIIAIGVTDFELMQAINVVIKAKGGIAVSCMDEVTLLPLPVAGLMSDESLEETSRRYEEIEEKIKRLKSPMDSLQMTLSFMGLLAIPSLKLSNKGLFNSETFQFTSLFV is encoded by the coding sequence ATGAATGAAGCTAAAACACTGGTTATACGAGGAAATCTGGTAGATATAATCAACAGGCGCACCTTCGGGGCAGAGATTTCAATCCTAAACGGGCATATCGGAAAGGTAATCCCTACCGGACAAGATGAGGGATCTTACCTCCTCCCCGGCTTTATTGACGCGCATGTCCATATAGAGAGTAGCATGGTAACCCCTGCGGCATTCATTCACGCAGCCGTACGCCATGGCAGTATCGGTGCCGTGGCGGACCCTCATGAGATAGCGAATGTAATGGGTACCGAAGGAGTCGAATATATGCTCGACAACGCGAAAGGGATTCCTTTCTACACATGGTTCGGTGTCCCATCTTGCGTACCGGCTACGATTATGGAAACCTCCGGTGCGATCATAGACGCAGACGAAACCGCTCGTTTGTTGGAACGAGAGGATCTACACTTCTTGGCAGAGATGATGAATTACCCCGGAGTCTTAAATAAAGATCCGGAAGTTATGCGCAAAATAGAAGCCGCGAAAAACGCAGGGAAACCCATCGACGGACATTATCCCCTAGCAACAGGCCCCAAGCTAAAGGCATATATCGAGTCTGGCATTTCCACCGATCATGAAACCATCTATCTAGAAAAAGGCCGTGAAAAATGTGAGCTTGGGATGCATGTCCTTATTCGGGAAGGAAGCGCGGCGAAAAACTTTGACGCACTTCATCCGCTATTGAAAGAGTATCCCGAACAAATCATGTTCTGTACGGATGACGCGCATCCTTCGTTTTTAAACAAAGGACACATAAATAGGATGGTAAAAAAATCGCTGGATTTAGGATATGATCTATATGATGTATTACGGGCCGCTTCCTATAATCCGGCCATGCACTACAAAATTCCCGCAGGTTTCTTACGAGAGGGAGACTCCGCCGATTTTATCCAAGTAAACAATTTAAAGAATCTAACCATACAGGCAACCTATATACAAGGAACCTGTGTATACGATGGAGAGAAATGCACGCTTCCTTTCCACAAACCTATACTCCGCAATAATTTCCACACGAAACCGATCCCATTAGAAAAGCTAGCGGTAAAAGCGAAAGGAAAACAGATGCGTGTCATTGTTTGCGAAGACCGCGAATTAATCACGAAAGAAGAACTATATCCTGTACATACATTCGATGGATTTGTAGAATCAGATACAGAACGAGACATTTTAAAACTCGTCATTCTAAATCGCTATCAAACGGCTCCTCCGGCTATTGCCTTTATAAAAGGAACAGGGCTCAAGCTCGGTGCCATCGCTCAAAGTATCTCCCACGATAGCCATAACATCATCGCTATAGGCGTAACCGATTTCGAGCTTATGCAAGCGATCAATGTGGTCATAAAAGCGAAAGGAGGAATCGCCGTGAGCTGCATGGACGAAGTCACTCTCCTGCCCTTGCCGGTAGCGGGATTGATGAGCGACGAATCATTGGAAGAGACGAGCCGCCGTTACGAAGAGATCGAGGAAAAGATCAAGCGATTAAAATCCCCGATGGATTCATTACAAATGACGCTTTCTTTTATGGGATTGTTGGCGATCCCATCCTTAAAACTTAGCAACAAAGGTTTGTTCAATAGCGAGACATTCCAATTTACTTCCCTATTCGTATGA
- a CDS encoding TIGR02757 family protein, which translates to MDTKTISLLREWAKTYNTESFIKDDPVRFPHRFTEKRDIEISAFLTAWISYGRRAHILQKAEELHRLMGESPYEFIRTGETSFAPLRNRPVRRRDTFYRFYTYHDLHLLCCRLKDIYDTYDCMEDAMAAAGPCEDPILRLQQLFADLNGIPVLHGTSACKRLAMFLRWMVRTDGIVDLGIWRTAVHPRQLIIPLDTHVHQISLRLGLTGQKTATLRTAREITDALAKVFPDDPCLGDFALFGYDINQE; encoded by the coding sequence ATGGATACAAAGACCATCTCTTTACTTCGTGAATGGGCGAAAACGTACAATACGGAATCGTTTATCAAGGATGATCCGGTTCGATTCCCCCATCGGTTTACGGAGAAACGGGATATTGAGATATCGGCTTTCCTGACGGCGTGGATCTCTTACGGTCGCAGGGCGCATATTCTCCAAAAAGCGGAAGAGCTACACCGGCTGATGGGCGAAAGTCCTTACGAGTTTATCCGTACCGGAGAGACTTCTTTCGCTCCCCTACGGAACCGCCCGGTTCGCAGGCGGGATACCTTTTACCGTTTTTATACCTATCATGATCTGCATCTCCTTTGTTGTCGCCTAAAGGATATATACGATACCTACGACTGTATGGAAGACGCTATGGCCGCCGCCGGTCCTTGCGAAGATCCTATCTTGCGGTTGCAACAACTTTTTGCTGATCTCAATGGCATTCCGGTCTTGCACGGGACTTCCGCTTGTAAGCGTCTGGCGATGTTCTTGCGTTGGATGGTGCGTACGGATGGTATCGTCGATCTCGGTATCTGGAGAACAGCCGTGCATCCCCGCCAATTAATCATCCCGTTGGATACGCATGTGCACCAGATCTCCTTGCGCTTGGGCTTGACAGGCCAAAAAACCGCTACCCTTCGTACGGCCCGTGAGATAACGGACGCATTGGCGAAAGTCTTCCCCGATGATCCTTGTCTGGGGGATTTCGCCTTATTTGGCTACGATATAAATCAAGAATAA
- a CDS encoding DNA alkylation repair protein, with translation MTAAFILSELQSVGTPEKAVHLSRFFKTGPGQYGEGDQFLGVVVPQTRSIAKANKATPFDELQLLLDSPWHEARLCALLILVYRFQDRKAMPEEREAIFRFYLKNMRRCNNWDLVDLTCRDIVGEYLVDKDRSLLYRLAESENLWEQRISIVSTWAFIRRNDFGDTLELSERLIGHKHDLMHKAVGWMLREVGKKERQTLTDFLERNATRLPRTALRYAIEHYPEPERQYFLKKK, from the coding sequence ATGACGGCGGCGTTTATCCTATCCGAGCTACAGTCGGTCGGTACACCCGAGAAGGCTGTTCATTTGAGCCGTTTTTTCAAGACTGGTCCCGGTCAATATGGCGAGGGCGATCAGTTTCTCGGAGTGGTTGTCCCGCAAACCCGCAGCATAGCGAAGGCTAATAAGGCGACTCCTTTCGATGAGCTGCAGCTGTTGCTGGATAGTCCGTGGCATGAGGCACGTCTATGTGCCTTGCTGATTTTGGTCTATCGTTTCCAGGATCGGAAAGCGATGCCGGAAGAGCGGGAAGCCATCTTCCGATTCTATCTGAAGAATATGCGGCGTTGCAATAACTGGGATTTGGTAGATTTGACCTGTCGGGATATCGTCGGCGAATATTTGGTGGACAAAGATCGTTCCCTCCTCTACCGTTTGGCGGAAAGCGAGAATTTATGGGAACAACGGATCTCGATCGTCTCTACGTGGGCATTTATCCGTCGGAATGATTTTGGGGATACCTTGGAGTTATCCGAACGGTTGATCGGTCATAAACACGATTTGATGCATAAGGCGGTTGGGTGGATGCTGCGTGAGGTCGGCAAAAAGGAGCGGCAGACGCTTACCGATTTCTTGGAACGCAACGCTACTCGTCTTCCTCGTACGGCGCTTCGTTACGCTATCGAGCATTATCCGGAACCCGAGCGGCAATATTTTCTAAAGAAGAAATAA
- a CDS encoding 2-hydroxyacid dehydrogenase family protein, with translation MKILVTYDMFREGFTELESKYEVTFPEERDFTYEEVFEMIPEYDVLCSMFDFPVNKELIDHASKLRLIANYAVGYNNIDVAYALEKGLTVANTPDPVTAPTANIALGLMLDTARRITECDRKLRTLGKDMKVGVLENLGMPVTGQTLGIIGMGRIGKALAKRANALGMDVIYHNRRQLCIEDETKLNVTYVSKEELLAKADFVSLNAPYTPDTYHILGEEEFKQMKPSAILINTARGPLVDEHALVKALREGTIHGAGLDVFEFGDYPLPELLEMDNVVLTPHIGTQTMETRIIMARTVCNNVIGFLEGDRPVSRVLRP, from the coding sequence ATGAAGATATTAGTGACATACGACATGTTCCGCGAGGGATTTACCGAGTTGGAAAGTAAGTACGAGGTAACCTTTCCCGAAGAAAGAGATTTTACGTACGAGGAGGTTTTCGAGATGATACCGGAGTACGATGTGCTCTGCTCCATGTTCGATTTCCCGGTAAACAAAGAGTTGATCGACCATGCGTCGAAATTGCGGCTGATCGCTAACTACGCCGTTGGTTATAATAATATCGATGTGGCCTACGCCCTCGAGAAAGGCTTGACGGTAGCGAATACGCCTGATCCTGTCACGGCCCCTACCGCCAATATCGCTTTAGGCTTGATGCTGGATACCGCCCGGCGTATCACGGAATGTGATCGTAAGCTGCGTACGCTTGGTAAGGACATGAAGGTCGGTGTACTGGAGAACCTCGGTATGCCGGTTACCGGACAGACCTTGGGCATTATCGGTATGGGACGTATCGGCAAGGCCTTGGCGAAACGGGCGAATGCTTTGGGCATGGATGTGATCTACCACAATCGCCGTCAGCTTTGCATCGAGGACGAGACCAAATTGAATGTTACCTACGTCTCCAAGGAAGAGCTTCTGGCGAAAGCCGATTTCGTATCCTTGAACGCCCCTTATACCCCCGATACCTACCATATCCTCGGCGAGGAAGAGTTCAAGCAGATGAAGCCTTCCGCCATCCTGATCAACACGGCCCGTGGCCCGTTGGTGGACGAGCATGCCTTGGTAAAAGCCTTGCGAGAAGGTACGATTCATGGTGCCGGTTTGGATGTATTCGAGTTTGGAGACTATCCTCTCCCCGAGTTATTGGAAATGGACAACGTGGTATTAACCCCTCATATCGGCACCCAGACGATGGAAACCCGTATCATTATGGCACGCACGGTATGCAACAACGTGATCGGTTTCTTGGAGGGCGACCGTCCCGTATCACGGGTACTCCGGCCATGA
- the ybeY gene encoding rRNA maturation RNase YbeY, producing MAIAYYAEDIQLPAIKKKAVSGWIKAVAETYGKKTGDISYIFCSDEKILEVNRQYLQHDYYTDIITFDYTEGNKISGDLFISLDTVRTNAETFHTDYNEELHRTIIHGILHLCGINDKGPGEREIMEENENRALAILPEECR from the coding sequence ATGGCAATAGCATATTACGCCGAGGATATCCAGCTCCCGGCAATCAAGAAAAAAGCGGTCAGCGGATGGATCAAGGCGGTAGCCGAGACCTACGGGAAGAAGACAGGCGATATCAGTTACATCTTCTGCTCGGACGAGAAGATCTTGGAGGTAAACCGCCAATATCTCCAACACGATTATTACACGGATATCATCACCTTTGATTATACGGAAGGAAATAAGATCTCGGGTGACCTGTTCATCAGCCTCGATACGGTCAGGACAAACGCCGAGACATTCCACACGGATTATAACGAGGAACTCCACCGTACCATCATCCACGGCATCCTGCACCTTTGCGGTATCAACGACAAAGGCCCCGGCGAGCGGGAGATCATGGAGGAGAACGAGAACAGAGCGTTAGCGATCTTGCCGGAGGAATGTCGGTAA
- a CDS encoding KilA-N domain-containing protein, whose protein sequence is MEKITVQNTSVMIISINKNDYISLTDIAKYKSDDPTAVIGNWMRNRNTIEYLGIWESLYNPNFKPLEFEGFKKEAGLNAFTLSPQKWINTTAAIGIISKSGRYGGTFAHKDIAFKFASWISVEFELYIVKEFQRLKEEEQKQIGWTAKRELSKINYHIHTDAIKHNLIPIELTPQQVSFIYANEADILNVALFGTTAKQWREANPELKGNIRDYATINELICLSNMESLNAVFIDEGLTQRERLIKLNQIAIQQMKILEAVESRLLLK, encoded by the coding sequence ATGGAGAAAATCACAGTCCAAAATACAAGTGTCATGATCATATCTATAAATAAGAATGACTATATCTCACTTACCGACATCGCAAAGTACAAAAGCGATGATCCGACAGCAGTAATTGGCAATTGGATGCGTAATCGTAATACCATTGAATATTTAGGTATATGGGAAAGTTTATATAATCCTAATTTTAAACCCCTCGAATTCGAGGGGTTTAAAAAGGAAGCAGGGTTAAATGCTTTTACCCTTTCTCCACAAAAATGGATAAATACAACAGCGGCAATTGGTATTATCTCCAAATCCGGAAGATATGGAGGCACCTTTGCTCATAAGGATATAGCTTTCAAATTCGCAAGTTGGATCTCTGTTGAATTTGAATTATATATCGTTAAAGAGTTTCAACGCCTAAAAGAAGAGGAACAGAAACAAATCGGCTGGACTGCCAAACGAGAACTCTCCAAAATAAACTATCACATCCATACCGACGCTATCAAGCATAATCTCATCCCCATAGAGTTAACCCCGCAACAGGTAAGCTTTATATACGCAAACGAAGCCGATATTCTTAATGTCGCTCTATTCGGCACAACCGCTAAACAATGGCGGGAAGCCAATCCCGAATTAAAAGGTAACATTCGTGACTATGCGACTATTAATGAACTTATCTGTTTATCGAATATGGAAAGCCTGAATGCTGTATTTATTGATGAAGGACTTACCCAGCGTGAACGACTAATAAAGCTTAATCAAATAGCGATCCAGCAAATGAAGATATTAGAGGCGGTTGAGAGCAGACTATTGTTGAAATAA
- a CDS encoding metallophosphoesterase, producing MNSIQCRILVFLVLLTSCFSPVCGKNKKPRQAIEKLSIDGPYLLKADDGSMRAISVDGKGRLLDKHYKSIPTTFSFEVFSDNGERLFPVTIHSVSRPEWKDVQPEKTFVLSDPHANWSCFASLLKAGKVIDADYNWIFGTNQLVIIGDVFDRGVDVLPIYWLIYKLEKEAEDAGGKVTFLIGNHETMVLGNDLRYTKKKYTQLADTLGMTYPELWQKSELGHWLKTRNSIQVVGDNLFVHAGLSKEFLDRNYDIPTVNEIVSDGLFLTKKERNADKGSDLSFMFATYGPIWYRGMVRSADKYHPLDRDDLRKILEKYNVNRIFVGHTIFDDITTFYHYKVIAVNVDNQENKEKERGRGVMIEKDGSMFVVYDSGKQEPLLTE from the coding sequence ATGAATTCTATTCAATGCCGTATCCTTGTTTTTCTGGTTTTACTGACCTCTTGCTTCAGTCCGGTTTGTGGGAAAAATAAGAAACCTCGTCAAGCGATCGAGAAGTTATCGATCGATGGTCCCTATCTATTGAAAGCCGATGATGGTAGTATGCGTGCGATATCTGTAGACGGGAAAGGCCGGTTATTGGATAAGCATTATAAAAGTATACCTACCACCTTTTCATTCGAGGTGTTTTCCGATAACGGGGAGAGATTGTTTCCGGTAACCATACACTCCGTCTCTCGTCCGGAATGGAAAGATGTGCAACCTGAGAAGACGTTTGTTCTTTCAGATCCACATGCGAACTGGTCTTGTTTCGCCTCCCTGTTAAAGGCGGGAAAAGTGATCGATGCGGACTATAATTGGATTTTTGGGACTAACCAATTGGTGATAATCGGTGACGTCTTTGACCGGGGCGTGGATGTACTCCCTATCTATTGGTTGATCTACAAATTGGAGAAAGAAGCGGAAGATGCCGGTGGAAAAGTGACTTTCTTAATCGGAAATCATGAGACCATGGTTCTGGGAAATGATTTGCGATATACGAAGAAGAAATATACTCAATTGGCGGATACTTTAGGAATGACCTATCCGGAGCTTTGGCAGAAAAGCGAGTTGGGACATTGGTTGAAAACTCGTAACTCTATACAAGTGGTCGGAGATAACCTGTTTGTCCATGCTGGGTTGAGCAAGGAGTTTTTAGACCGGAATTACGATATCCCTACCGTGAATGAGATCGTGAGCGATGGTCTCTTCTTAACGAAAAAAGAACGTAATGCAGATAAAGGCTCCGATCTTTCTTTTATGTTCGCTACGTATGGACCGATCTGGTATCGGGGTATGGTACGTAGCGCAGATAAGTATCACCCGTTAGATCGGGATGATTTGCGGAAAATATTAGAGAAATATAATGTGAACCGCATCTTTGTAGGTCATACCATTTTCGATGATATCACGACTTTCTATCATTATAAAGTGATTGCCGTGAATGTTGATAATCAAGAAAACAAGGAGAAGGAACGAGGCCGTGGTGTCATGATCGAGAAAGACGGTTCTATGTTTGTCGTATATGATTCCGGAAAACAAGAGCCGTTATTAACCGAGTAA
- the mnmG gene encoding tRNA uridine-5-carboxymethylaminomethyl(34) synthesis enzyme MnmG, giving the protein MTFNYDVIVVGAGHAGCEAAAAAANLGSKTLLITMDMNKIAQMSCNPAVGGIAKGQIVREIDALGGYMGIVTDQTAIQFRMLNRSKGPAMWSPRAQSDRARFIDCWRGILENMPNLSIWQDMVQELIIEHGQVCGVRTGMNVVFRAGAVVLTNGTFLNGLLHIGRTQIRGGRIAEPAATGLTEQLISLGIQTDRMKTGTPVRIDGRSVHFDEMEEQPGENDFHKFSYMDTSHRKLKQLSCWTTFTNEACHDILREGLPDSPLYNGQIKSIGPRYCPSIETKIVTFADKTQHQLFLEPEGEATQEYYLNGFSSSLPLDIQLRALQAIPAFRDVQIYRPGYAIEYDFFDPTQLRHNLETKQIRNLFFAGQINGTTGYEEAGGQGLVAGINAHINCHGGQPFILGRDEAYIGVLIDDLVTKGVDEPYRMFTSRAEYRILLRQDDADMRLTEKSYQMGLAKQDRYDLLREKKESRDAIIRFAETYSVKPQYINSGLEKLGTAPLSHGCKLFDVVLRPQTTLENLADLVPALRAELDKVPASRKEEIIEAAEILIKYSGYIKREQIIADKINRLENIRIKGKFDYNSIQSLSTEARQKLTRIDPDTIAQASRIPGISPSDINILLVLLGR; this is encoded by the coding sequence ATGACTTTCAATTACGACGTAATAGTAGTAGGCGCAGGACATGCCGGCTGTGAAGCCGCCGCCGCCGCGGCGAATCTAGGATCAAAGACGCTTTTGATCACGATGGACATGAACAAGATCGCCCAGATGAGTTGTAACCCGGCAGTCGGGGGAATCGCCAAAGGACAGATCGTACGAGAGATCGATGCGCTAGGCGGATATATGGGAATCGTGACCGACCAGACCGCTATCCAATTCCGTATGTTAAACCGTAGCAAAGGACCGGCCATGTGGAGCCCGCGTGCCCAAAGCGACCGTGCCCGTTTTATCGATTGCTGGCGGGGCATACTGGAGAATATGCCGAATCTATCCATCTGGCAGGATATGGTTCAAGAACTGATTATCGAGCATGGACAAGTCTGCGGCGTCCGTACGGGAATGAATGTCGTATTCCGTGCCGGAGCGGTGGTGCTTACGAACGGGACCTTCCTAAACGGCCTGCTTCATATCGGAAGAACCCAGATACGGGGCGGACGTATCGCCGAGCCTGCGGCGACCGGACTTACCGAGCAACTTATCTCTTTAGGTATCCAAACAGATCGCATGAAAACCGGAACACCGGTCCGTATCGATGGCCGGAGCGTTCACTTCGATGAAATGGAGGAACAACCGGGGGAAAACGATTTCCATAAGTTCTCTTACATGGATACCAGTCATCGTAAATTAAAACAATTGAGTTGCTGGACTACCTTTACGAACGAGGCTTGCCACGATATATTACGGGAAGGTCTCCCCGACTCTCCTCTTTATAATGGACAGATCAAAAGTATCGGTCCCCGTTATTGTCCTAGTATCGAAACGAAAATCGTGACGTTCGCCGACAAGACGCAGCATCAACTATTCCTAGAGCCGGAAGGCGAGGCCACGCAAGAATATTACCTAAATGGCTTCTCCTCTTCCCTACCCTTGGATATCCAGCTTCGTGCGCTCCAAGCGATCCCCGCTTTCCGTGACGTGCAAATCTATCGTCCCGGATATGCGATTGAATACGATTTCTTCGACCCGACTCAGCTAAGACATAATTTGGAGACCAAACAAATCCGTAATCTTTTCTTTGCCGGACAGATCAACGGAACTACCGGATACGAGGAAGCCGGCGGACAAGGTTTGGTAGCGGGTATCAACGCCCACATCAATTGCCACGGCGGACAACCTTTTATCCTCGGAAGAGACGAGGCTTATATCGGTGTCCTTATCGACGATTTGGTAACAAAAGGCGTGGACGAGCCTTACCGTATGTTTACCTCTCGTGCGGAGTACCGCATCTTACTGCGCCAAGACGACGCAGATATGCGACTCACCGAGAAATCCTACCAAATGGGATTGGCCAAACAAGACCGCTACGATTTACTGCGAGAGAAAAAAGAGAGCCGTGACGCTATCATTCGTTTTGCGGAGACCTACTCCGTAAAGCCTCAATATATAAACAGCGGTTTGGAGAAACTGGGTACAGCCCCCCTATCCCATGGTTGCAAATTATTCGATGTCGTACTCCGTCCGCAGACTACATTGGAAAACCTCGCGGATCTAGTTCCGGCCCTTCGTGCGGAGCTGGACAAAGTCCCGGCCTCTCGTAAGGAAGAGATCATCGAGGCCGCCGAGATATTGATTAAGTATAGCGGCTACATCAAGCGAGAGCAAATCATAGCGGACAAGATAAACCGCTTAGAGAATATCCGGATCAAGGGTAAATTCGATTACAATTCTATCCAGTCTTTATCTACGGAAGCCCGCCAGAAATTGACCCGGATAGACCCCGACACGATCGCTCAAGCGAGCCGCATCCCGGGTATTTCCCCTAGCGACATCAACATCCTTTTGGTACTGCTCGGAAGATAA